Within the Borrelia miyamotoi genome, the region AATTAAAAACTTTGCAACCCCATCTTCATCGTTATCAAATTTTGTAATCTCGTTATTTGGTAAATTAGACTTAACAAACTCATTTGCATTTTTCATGATAATTCCCTTTCCAACATTTTTCAACATCTCATAATCATTACCGTTATCTCCAAACGCTAAAATAGCATCCATAGAAATACATTCAAATAAAGCAACATTTTTAACAGCATTATATTTACTAGCATCAATACTTGTAATTTCCAAAAGATCCTGAGAGGAATAAAATAGATTTATATCTTTAAAATTTTTCTCTTGAATTTTATTTCTAAACTCTTCAAGCTTAGAAGAATCATGAGAATAACAAACTACTTTAGAAAAAGAATCTACTTCAAGCAGAGACAAATCAACAATAATAGGTTTTACCCCTAAATTTTCAATAAAATAATTCATAATTGGACTTCTAATCTCTCTATCAGAATACCAATCATTAAGAGTATAAAGATTAATATCGATTCCCGCTCTATTGATATTAAGAATTTCTTTTACTATATCATAATTCATCTTATGTCTCAAAATCAGATTGTTTTTTAAAAAAACCTCAGCTCCATTGGCAGTTATAATATAACACTCATCGATTTTCACCTCTTTAAGTTGCACTAAGACATCACTCACCTCATACAATCTCCTACCGGTAGCAATAATGATATGAAAATCATCCTTTAATTTTAAAAGAACCTTAAGAGTCAATGATGTAATTTCATGATTGTTATTAAGCAAAGTCCCATCAAGATCGAAAACTAACACTTTATATTTTTTAAAATTGGCATTCATTATAACACCTTCTTTTTTAATAAATAATATCACATTAAATTGATTATGACCCATAATCCTGACTTGAATTAAATTAACAAAAAAAATATAATGATGATCTTAAAGGATTAAAGATAGAGAGTTAAACGTAAGATTAAATGAATTATGAAATCTCAACTTTATTTACAGAAGAAAAAATAAGAAACAAAATTCAAAATTTAGCTCAAAAAATTAGAAACTACTATAAAGATAAAAATAATGTAGTTTTTATATCTCTCCTTAAAGGTTCTTTTATGTTTTTTGCAGACATTACAAGAGAGATTGGATTAAATGTAAAAATAGATTTTCTTCATGTCTCAAGTTATAATAATAAAACCCATTCTTCATTAAAAGTTTTAATAAAAAAAGATATTGATGTTAATATAGAAAATAGTTATGTCATGGTCTTTGATAACATCATAGATACCGGCTTGACATATAAAAAAATCATTGAACACCTAAAAAGCAAAAATCCCAAAGAGATCAAGATCTGTACTCTTTTTAATAAACCATCTAGAAGATTAACAAAATTAAAGATAGACTATATAGGATTTGAAATTGCTAATTATTTTGTAGTCGGATATGGTATTGATTTTAACGAAAAACATAGAACTTTAAAGAATGTAGCAAAAATAAATAAATAAATAGGAGATATAAATGTCAATTTATGCAGTGATTGGAACTCAATGGGGTGACGAAGGAAAGGGCAAAATTACAGACTTTCTATCAAAAAAATTAGATTATGTTATCAAATTTAACGGAGGCAATAACGCAGGGCATACAATCGTTGCTAATAATCAAAAATTCATTTTTCATCTCTTACCATCTGGCATTTTGCAAGGAGCAAAATGCATACTTGGACCTGGTGTAGTAATCAATCCACTCATTCTAATTGAAGAACTTAAAATACTCAAACAAAATAACATAAAGACAAAAATATTGATAAGCGATAAAACGCATATAATAATGCCTTATCACATTAAAATCGACGAACTTAACGAACAAAAAAAGGGTACTTATAAAATTGGCACCACAAAGCAAGGTATTGGACCTTGTTATGCTGATAAAATCAATAGAACAGGCATAAGAGCCATTGACTTAATTAACATAGATATTTTCGAAAAAAAACTAAAAACAAATTTAGATGAAAAAAACGAAATTATAGAAAAAATCTACAACGAGAAACCCTTTAATTACGATGACATTCTTAAACAATACAAAAAATATATAGCAATACTTAAACCTGCAATCACAAATACAGAAGAAATATTGAAACATGCCATTAATTCAGGTAAAAGTATCTTAATAGAAGGTGCTCAAGGTATAATGCTTGATATTGAACATGGAACCTTTCCATTCGTAACATCAAGCAATACATTAATTGTAGCAGCAACAGGATGTGGCATTCCTATCTCAAAAATCACGCAAAGGATTGGAATAGTAAAAGCATTCTCATCAAGAGTTGGTTCAGGACCTTTTGTAACTGAAATCTCAGATCCCATTGGAGATAAAATTAGAGAAAAGGGTCAAGAATATGGCTCTACAACAAAAAGACCTAGAAGAATTGGCTGGATAGATCTTTTAACAATAAAAAAATCTATCTATCTTAATGAACTAAATCATTTAGCCTTAACTAAACTAGACATACTAAATGATATCGAAAAGCTTAAAATTTGCACAGCATATGAATTTCAAGGCAAAATATATGATTATATACCCACTTCTTGTGAAATACTTGAAAAAGTTCAACCTGTATACAAAGTCTTTAAAGGATTTAAAAAAGACATCAAAAATATTAGCAATTATGACGACTTGCCTATTGAGGCTAGAGCTTACATTGAATTTATAGAAAAAGAAGTGGGTGTTCAAATTTCAATTTTGTCTCTTGGAGCAGAAAGAGACAAAACCATTGTTAGGAATAAAAAATGGATGAATATATAAATCCCCTAAAATCAAGATATGCAAGTAAAAAAATGCTTTACATTTTTTCACCAAAATTTAAATATACTACATGGAGAAAATTGTGGTACAACTTAGCTTTAGTCCAAAAAGAATTAGGAATAGATATTAGCAACAAACAACTTGATAAATTATCTAAACACATTGAAAACATTGATTTTGAGATTGTAAAAAAATATGAGGAAAAATTTCAACATGAAGTCATGGCACATCTTTATGCTTATGCTGACTTAGCTGGCGACAATGCTAGAAAAATTTTACACCTTGGCGTTACAAGTGCATATTTAACAGATAACACAGACTTAATCCAAATCAAAGAAGCTCTATTGATCATCAAGAATAATCTAATAACATTCATTAAATCTTTAAAAGAATTCTCAACAAAGTATAAAAACCTGACAACTCTTGCATATACACATCTACAAAAAGCACAATTGACAACTCTTGGGAAAAGAAGTAGCTTATGGCTTCAAAGTCTAATTTTTGACTTTGAAGAACTCAATTTCATTCTATCCAATATGTGTCTTAGAGGAGTAAAGGGAACAGTTGGAAATCAAAACAGCTTTAATGAATTGTTTTCGTCTAACTTTGAAAAGGTAAAAAATCTAGACATTAGTCTAGCAAAAAAAATGGGATTTAACAAAGTTTATAAAGTAACTAGTCAAATCTACGACCGTAAATTTGATACATCAATATTAAATTTTTTAAG harbors:
- a CDS encoding Cof-type HAD-IIB family hydrolase, whose amino-acid sequence is MNANFKKYKVLVFDLDGTLLNNNHEITSLTLKVLLKLKDDFHIIIATGRRLYEVSDVLVQLKEVKIDECYIITANGAEVFLKNNLILRHKMNYDIVKEILNINRAGIDINLYTLNDWYSDREIRSPIMNYFIENLGVKPIIVDLSLLEVDSFSKVVCYSHDSSKLEEFRNKIQEKNFKDINLFYSSQDLLEITSIDASKYNAVKNVALFECISMDAILAFGDNGNDYEMLKNVGKGIIMKNANEFVKSNLPNNEITKFDNDEDGVAKFLIEFFNLDIN
- the hpt gene encoding hypoxanthine phosphoribosyltransferase — encoded protein: MNYEISTLFTEEKIRNKIQNLAQKIRNYYKDKNNVVFISLLKGSFMFFADITREIGLNVKIDFLHVSSYNNKTHSSLKVLIKKDIDVNIENSYVMVFDNIIDTGLTYKKIIEHLKSKNPKEIKICTLFNKPSRRLTKLKIDYIGFEIANYFVVGYGIDFNEKHRTLKNVAKINK
- a CDS encoding adenylosuccinate synthase encodes the protein MSIYAVIGTQWGDEGKGKITDFLSKKLDYVIKFNGGNNAGHTIVANNQKFIFHLLPSGILQGAKCILGPGVVINPLILIEELKILKQNNIKTKILISDKTHIIMPYHIKIDELNEQKKGTYKIGTTKQGIGPCYADKINRTGIRAIDLINIDIFEKKLKTNLDEKNEIIEKIYNEKPFNYDDILKQYKKYIAILKPAITNTEEILKHAINSGKSILIEGAQGIMLDIEHGTFPFVTSSNTLIVAATGCGIPISKITQRIGIVKAFSSRVGSGPFVTEISDPIGDKIREKGQEYGSTTKRPRRIGWIDLLTIKKSIYLNELNHLALTKLDILNDIEKLKICTAYEFQGKIYDYIPTSCEILEKVQPVYKVFKGFKKDIKNISNYDDLPIEARAYIEFIEKEVGVQISILSLGAERDKTIVRNKKWMNI
- the purB gene encoding adenylosuccinate lyase — encoded protein: MDEYINPLKSRYASKKMLYIFSPKFKYTTWRKLWYNLALVQKELGIDISNKQLDKLSKHIENIDFEIVKKYEEKFQHEVMAHLYAYADLAGDNARKILHLGVTSAYLTDNTDLIQIKEALLIIKNNLITFIKSLKEFSTKYKNLTTLAYTHLQKAQLTTLGKRSSLWLQSLIFDFEELNFILSNMCLRGVKGTVGNQNSFNELFSSNFEKVKNLDISLAKKMGFNKVYKVTSQIYDRKFDTSILNFLSNLSQSAHKITNDIRFMQHLEEIEEHFEKNQIGSSAMPYKRNPIYSERVASLAKFIMSLQSSGGFIAATQWLERTLDDSACKRINIPQAFLAADAILILLNKIFDNIRVNKTIIEKHVKKEMPFILTEDILMKATKNGGDRQILHEKIRIYSMQVRENLYSKTTENDLIKLILNDESFKLTPKDIDEVLNPNENIGFASLQVEDFIKETVDPILEKNKKY